Part of the Bryobacteraceae bacterium genome is shown below.
CCATCCTTCCAATCCGAAGCACCCCACCTACTGGCACTCTCGCGACTACGGCCTGTTCGCTGCCAATATCTTCGGCGAGCACGATTTCTTCAGCGATAAGTCGCGCGACGGCTCGATGACATTGAAGCCCGGCGAGACATGGCGGTTCCGCTATCGGGTTGTGATCCACCCCGGCGACGCCAACGACGCGCATATCGCGCGGATGTACGAGCGTTGGTCCACGGCGCCCGCGGGCGGCAAGGGCGGGGGCAAGAAGGGCCGGAAGAACAACAACTAGGGGCGCCTTTCGGCGCCGTTCAGTCTTTCCGCAAGCAGCACCGGGGTTCATCGGCGATTGCAGCCGTCGATCAACCCCGATTGCTTTTGTACTGGGCCTACTGAACCTGGCGGTGACGGTGGTTGGGCCGCTGGCTCATCCGGTCTCGGAAATCGGCTCGGATCTTCTCGGCCTTTTCCCTCTGCTCCGGCGTCAGCACCTGCCACACCTTGGCCATCGCCGACATGTGCGACGTGATCAACTGCGTCACCAGCGGGGACGCGCTGTTGGCGATCCGCGCATATTCGGCGTCGCCCTTGTTCGCCTTCACCGCGTCGGCGGCCGGCTCGTGTATCTTCTTCAGCTCACTGCGCAGGCCTTCGTTGGCGGTGAACGTGTCCTGAAAGATCGTCTTGATCTGCGTTTGCTGGGCGTCGCTGAGGTCGAGCACGTGCGCGGCAAAGCGCAACATGCGGCCCTCGCCGAACCCGCCGAATCCGCTGAAGCCGTGGCCGCGGCCGAAACCCGGGCCTTGCGCCACCAGCAATCCGGCCGAAACCGTTCCCACCGCGGCAGCCAGCAAACCGCGGCGCACCCACTTGTTCTTTCCGATCGTTGCGTTGTTCATCTGGTATTCGCTACCTCCTGATCTCATCCTGAAGGCCTACCGTAAAGTGGGCGTTGTGCTGGCGTAAATGTTTGTGAAGCGCGTTTTCGTGTTACCCATAAAAGGAAAATGCCAACGGCGTTCCTCCGGACGGCGCGCTCTCACCGCTCAGACGGCTTCGGCCGTTCCACCGCGCTTTTGCTCTTCGGTATCGCGATTCTCGGCGCGTGGGCGGCGTGGTGCGTTTTCGGCCGCATCACGCTCTACGAGATTTCGCAGAGCGCGCGGCTCGAGATCGATCGCGCGAACAACGTGGTGCAGGCGCCGCTGCCCGGCCGCATCGTCTCCACGAATCTTTCTATCGGGCGCGCCGTGAAATCGGGCGACCCGCTGGTGACGCTTGAAACCAGCACGGAGGAATATCAGGTCCGCGAAGAGCAGACCCGGATGGCCGTGCTCGCGCCCGAGATCGAAACGCTGCGCCGCCAGATCGCCGCTGAGGA
Proteins encoded:
- a CDS encoding Spy/CpxP family protein refolding chaperone — protein: MNNATIGKNKWVRRGLLAAAVGTVSAGLLVAQGPGFGRGHGFSGFGGFGEGRMLRFAAHVLDLSDAQQTQIKTIFQDTFTANEGLRSELKKIHEPAADAVKANKGDAEYARIANSASPLVTQLITSHMSAMAKVWQVLTPEQREKAEKIRADFRDRMSQRPNHRHRQVQ